One window of the Natronomonas marina genome contains the following:
- a CDS encoding acetolactate synthase large subunit: MKASDLLVAALEREGVEHVFGLPGEEMEDLLFSLRDSKVTFVPVRHEQGAAFMADVYGRLTGEAGVCLSTLGPGATNLLTGVADAHLDKSPLVAITAQGGLERLHQESHQAIDVVDMFEPVTKWNTQIDAPDIIHESVRKAFKLAEHEKPGATHLELPENVAAEETLMEPLAVRERVESAAPNAHALDRMKELLKNAQRPIIITGNGAVRTQAAEQLRELVSVTDLPVVSTYMGKGAVSDAERHSLMTLGSGAQKEATSAIDEADLVLTVGYDIAEHDPADWGHGNADIVHVDSEPAEVYEAYSPEVEVVADIGQTLQELVDWCREAGLSFGTDWYTDYRERIVTDVDREPGSDPPFTVRDVLPVLRDAMAPEDVLISDVGSHKMAIAQNFPTYEPNTCIISNGLASMGIAVPGGLAADLAVDANVVAATGDGGFLMNAAEIETATRSGCGYTIIVFNDDNYGLISEKQRDHTGESFGNQLTNPDLVAFAESFGIDGYRPESRPDLQEVLTSAVGDDMALIEVPVE, encoded by the coding sequence GACCTGCTGTTCTCGCTGCGAGACTCGAAGGTGACTTTCGTGCCAGTGCGCCACGAGCAGGGCGCGGCCTTTATGGCCGATGTCTACGGACGGCTGACCGGCGAGGCCGGGGTCTGTCTCTCGACGCTTGGACCCGGTGCGACGAATCTGCTGACCGGCGTCGCCGACGCGCATCTGGACAAGAGTCCGCTAGTGGCCATCACCGCGCAGGGTGGTCTTGAGCGGCTCCATCAGGAGAGTCACCAGGCGATAGACGTCGTCGATATGTTCGAGCCGGTCACGAAATGGAACACCCAGATCGATGCCCCAGACATCATCCATGAGTCGGTCCGGAAGGCGTTCAAGCTAGCCGAGCACGAGAAACCGGGCGCGACTCACCTCGAACTCCCCGAGAACGTCGCAGCCGAGGAGACACTAATGGAGCCGCTCGCTGTCCGCGAGAGAGTCGAGTCCGCCGCACCCAACGCGCACGCTCTCGACCGGATGAAGGAGTTACTCAAGAATGCACAGCGTCCGATCATCATCACGGGCAACGGAGCCGTGCGGACCCAGGCAGCGGAACAACTTCGCGAACTCGTCTCCGTGACGGACCTGCCGGTCGTCTCGACGTACATGGGCAAGGGTGCGGTATCGGACGCCGAACGGCACTCGTTGATGACGCTCGGCTCCGGTGCACAGAAGGAAGCGACGAGCGCTATCGACGAGGCCGACCTGGTGCTTACCGTCGGGTACGATATTGCCGAACACGACCCGGCTGACTGGGGACACGGGAACGCCGATATCGTTCACGTCGACAGCGAACCGGCCGAGGTGTACGAAGCCTACTCGCCTGAGGTTGAAGTCGTCGCCGACATCGGACAGACGCTCCAGGAACTGGTCGACTGGTGTCGGGAAGCTGGACTCTCCTTCGGCACTGACTGGTACACCGATTACCGGGAACGAATAGTCACTGATGTCGACCGTGAACCAGGGTCGGATCCTCCTTTCACTGTTCGAGACGTGTTGCCAGTACTCCGGGACGCGATGGCTCCCGAGGACGTGCTCATCTCGGACGTTGGCAGTCACAAGATGGCGATCGCACAGAACTTCCCGACGTACGAGCCGAACACCTGCATCATCTCGAACGGTCTCGCATCAATGGGGATCGCGGTTCCGGGGGGTCTCGCAGCCGACCTGGCGGTCGATGCGAACGTCGTCGCAGCAACTGGAGACGGGGGATTCCTAATGAATGCCGCCGAGATCGAGACGGCGACCCGGTCCGGTTGTGGCTACACCATCATCGTATTCAACGACGACAATTACGGACTCATTTCGGAGAAACAGCGCGACCACACAGGTGAGTCGTTTGGAAATCAGCTAACCAATCCAGATCTCGTGGCCTTCGCCGAGAGCTTCGGTATCGACGGGTACCGGCCCGAATCGAGACCCGACCTCCAGGAGGTGCTCACGTCTGCAGTCGGTGATGACATGGCACTCATCGAAGTTCCCGTCGAATGA
- a CDS encoding ribosome biogenesis/translation initiation ATPase RLI, whose amino-acid sequence MNTPTDSQSEEYVAIIDQDEVTDEVRNIAVKYDPLNRSGHEGFHITDDGELHIDESKVMREHKLIEKKIPNDAIRIVPLPSETGQLVHQYAENGFRLDNLPAPDDGAVIGLLGRNGIGKTTALRILAGELVPNFGTQDRIDWDRAVESFRGTTLQTHLERLRDGTVTTAYKSQRVDSLSDTDDETVRQRLLSRSTDPDDLIDTLGLQSISGRSLGDLSGGERQRVAIATTLLSDADLYLFDEPSSFLDAKQRSTVSHVIHERIQDTDASAIVIEHDLAMLDLLSDGVHILYGAPGGFGVASQRLSVRAGINQFLDGYLAEENVQIRGDAIEFPSASERGLPNKDPVFEYPELQKEFTGFALSVDSGQIYASESIGIVGENALGKTTFVKLLAGGIEPDSGAVPGTLSVSYKPQYIAPDSQATVREQFAAVTDIHSRRFKTWIRDPFDLEVLYDRHLDSLSGGELQRVGVALCLARDADLYLIDEPSAFLDVDRRVSLADQIHQFSKRIDQPVFVVDHDLFVIDRFADRLVVFEGTPGERGHAKAPQSIRDGMNTFLSSLEITFRRDERTGRPRVNKPGSQLDREQKANREYYYDRRR is encoded by the coding sequence ATGAACACCCCCACCGATTCACAGAGCGAAGAATACGTCGCAATCATCGATCAAGACGAAGTCACCGACGAAGTACGGAACATCGCAGTCAAGTACGATCCGTTGAATCGGTCCGGACACGAGGGCTTTCACATCACCGATGATGGCGAACTCCACATCGACGAGAGCAAGGTGATGCGAGAGCACAAGCTAATCGAAAAGAAAATTCCCAACGACGCGATTCGAATCGTCCCGCTTCCGTCCGAAACAGGCCAGCTCGTTCACCAGTACGCCGAAAACGGATTTCGACTGGATAACCTCCCGGCTCCAGACGATGGGGCGGTTATCGGCCTCCTCGGCCGGAACGGAATCGGGAAGACCACGGCCTTGCGTATCTTGGCCGGTGAGTTGGTTCCGAACTTCGGAACACAAGACCGGATCGACTGGGACAGGGCGGTCGAATCGTTTCGGGGGACAACTCTCCAGACGCATCTCGAACGGCTCCGTGACGGAACGGTTACAACGGCCTACAAAAGCCAGCGAGTCGACTCACTGTCCGATACGGACGACGAGACGGTTCGACAACGACTGCTCTCGCGGTCGACCGACCCCGATGACCTCATCGATACACTTGGCCTCCAATCAATCAGTGGCCGGTCGCTAGGTGACCTCTCCGGTGGTGAACGACAGCGTGTCGCCATCGCAACGACGCTGTTGAGCGATGCAGACCTCTACTTGTTCGACGAACCGTCGTCCTTCCTAGACGCCAAACAGCGGTCGACTGTTTCGCACGTAATCCACGAACGTATTCAGGATACCGATGCGTCAGCGATCGTCATCGAACACGATCTGGCGATGCTTGACCTACTCTCCGACGGGGTCCATATCTTGTATGGGGCCCCGGGTGGCTTCGGAGTCGCCTCCCAGCGACTCTCGGTTCGTGCAGGTATCAATCAGTTTCTGGACGGATACCTGGCCGAAGAGAACGTTCAGATCCGCGGCGATGCTATCGAGTTCCCTTCAGCCAGCGAGCGTGGGTTACCCAACAAGGACCCAGTCTTCGAATACCCGGAACTACAGAAGGAATTCACCGGATTCGCGTTGTCAGTCGATTCAGGCCAGATTTACGCGAGTGAATCGATCGGTATCGTCGGAGAGAACGCTCTCGGAAAGACGACGTTCGTGAAACTACTCGCAGGGGGTATTGAACCTGATAGCGGAGCTGTTCCGGGTACTCTTTCTGTCTCATACAAACCACAGTACATAGCGCCGGATAGCCAGGCGACAGTGCGCGAACAGTTCGCAGCGGTTACTGACATCCACTCCCGGCGCTTCAAAACATGGATCCGAGACCCGTTCGATCTCGAGGTGCTGTACGACCGACATCTCGATTCCCTCTCCGGCGGCGAACTACAGCGAGTCGGTGTCGCACTGTGCCTCGCTCGCGATGCCGATCTGTATCTCATCGACGAGCCGTCTGCGTTTTTGGACGTTGACCGGCGTGTGTCCCTCGCTGACCAGATTCATCAATTTAGCAAACGAATTGATCAACCGGTTTTTGTTGTTGATCACGATCTCTTCGTAATTGATCGATTCGCCGATCGCTTAGTCGTGTTCGAAGGAACCCCAGGAGAACGTGGGCACGCGAAGGCACCACAATCGATACGAGATGGGATGAACACGTTTCTCTCATCGCTTGAGATTACGTTCCGTCGCGATGAGCGCACGGGACGTCCCCGAGTCAACAAGCCTGGCAGCCAACTTGACCGAGAACAAAAAGCCAATAGAGAATACTACTATGATCGGCGTCGTTGA